The following nucleotide sequence is from Lytechinus pictus isolate F3 Inbred chromosome 10, Lp3.0, whole genome shotgun sequence.
tttatcaaataatgaaaacatgCGCTAAAAATTCCACACACATATATCCCTTGAATCATtacatatcaaaattatttcaaaacataGCCATAAATAGTTACATCAAAGCATCATCTTATAGGATATCCTTATTCAGTTAAGTGTCAGGGATTTTTATGGGggcccttttttttgggggggggaggggggggggttagaagGGTGTGGGAGTAAGACCTCATTATGGGTAAATGTTAATCACACCGTTGTCAGTCATATTATaaccatcttttttttaaagtgaatttAGGGCAACTTAGTGGTTAAAATAATCTTtggttttgaatgaaatttgggTCCTAAAATCACTTTCACAAAACTGTGCTGATCGTAGGCTCAAGCCAAATATCACTCAAGTCTTTGGGCTATTCAATTTCACCTTTGATGATTATTACACTGACAGTGAAGAGCTGTTTAGTTTGTATCGTTCAGAAAACACTTTCATGCAAATGACATTTTCTGATGAATAATTGAGAACTATCTGCACCTATCTTCAAAATTTTGAGATCTCGCTCCTGCAACACATTAGCGATTGTTTGAGTTGATTTTACGATTGCTTGCACTGATCATTATGTGCAAATATCATACAAACCCTATATATGATCAATCACCTCTTTGCTTTTCCAAATCGATACCATGGAAAAGATAATCTCACAAGATCAATGTAGAAAGGCCCGAGTTGAAGACACTGAAAGAATATACTACAAAACCTGTCACACTCGCAATCCAATTCAAGTTTTACTTTCACACACTTTATCATCCAGTCTCTAAAGGAATAACCCTGAAACTACGGGAACTAGGGCCATGgaaacaaattttttcactgggggtgctgatataaatttgaaaagccccccccccccccaaaaaaaaaaagcttttaaaaatggaggtcaaattggtccccagaaatttgaaaagtaagagaaaaaaaatggtttcactgtaaaaataaaggtcattttagttatgatttttcatttttacaaaccTCCCAGAATacttgggggtgctgcctatggaaaataatacatgcagcacccccaaggaaaatcttgggggtgcttcagggGTTGCTTCAGCACCCAAGCACTcacgcttcccagggccatgactGGAACCCTGTGTTCcctgtacaaaacctatgggaaTTACATAAGTCAGTAGTCAACAGATTAACCAGTTCTCTCCAAGAGAGGATCTCTCTTGGAGAGATCCTCTATTTTATTACTTCTTCACAGGACTCTTTTTGACAGGGCTCTTTCTTCTGATCTCTTGCTTACCAAAAGGACAGATATCCTTATTAAGGCACTCAAAGCATTTTGGTCCCACAGGTAGACATGTCTGCTGGCCAAATCCAACAAGAAGAACGTTGACCTCACTCCACATATCCCTGCAGTTTAAATGAGTGaaatcatacaaaattacaGAAATCATGATGAatcattgaaaattttcaatctattttgttTAGGAGCTACAAGGAGATTCACTTAACAGGAAATGTTGCTTATGTGCTTAAGAGttgttataaatgtatgaaCAAGCATAAAAACAGAAAGCCCAAGGTTCAACACTGTCTTGTAGAGGGGGAAAGTATATACTGCTACATGTACTTATTGAAGCCTGAGTACATAAGCAAAGAAAagttctattttctttctcttctcctaGCTGTGAAGTACAAATTATGTTATCTTAAATCTTACCAACTTCTTAGTGAATTCTCCATTCTCGACACTAAATATTGCctgaagcttttttttaaagaagatatGCACTTGATCAAATTAGGTCATTACTAAGAGCAGGATAAGTTTAGCCAATCTAGCATGGGCGTAGATCCGCTCGCACTTTCTATTCATTAGGGGGAATGGCGCTTTGTATTATGACATAATATCCCCCAGATGAATAGAACTTTCTGTGGATCGACACCATTGCATCGCAATCTAGTTATGTTTACCTTCTAACTTAATATCATAATTGTATTTCAGCATCAAGACTGGTGCCTTACACATCACATTTTTCAGGAATATTCCATGAAATCTAGTCTGCAGATATGAGAGAACTTCATACTCTTGGAGGCcttcaattttgatattttcaggcAAGACCATTAATTACAGGTATCTTTTAAGGCATACTTCTGTATTACAGCACAAATGGGAAATATGAAAAAGGCATACAAATATCCAAGGTCACTCAGAGGGGCATCAAGGACAATCTGCAGGGCATCAAACACCATGGCTTTGGTCGCCTACGATTACTTTAATCCCCGTGGGCCTTGTGTTTGGGGTCCTACCACTAGGCTGAGGGTCCACGAGGCCCAGGATTGTACATTTACCAAGCTAATTTACTGCTTAGTCTAACCTTATAAACCTTGCTTTCTGTTTCAAAACATGCCCTGAATGTGAGTACACATGTAGCTGGCTTACAATTGTGTGGTTTAAATGACTAGTGTTTTCAAGAGTGCAtatataattctttttatatcGAAGATCAGACcaagtgaaaaatattttgatataggCGAACGTATGTAACACTCGGCCTCGTGGACTATCCCCTTCTCTTTATGGCACATTTCTATATTAAAGCAGCACAAACGGAAACATTAAAAAGTGCACACAAATATCCAAGGCCAATGAGAGGAGCAATGGCACCAATCAATATAGAATCCAAGGACATTTGCCTTGGTGGTCATATGGTCTTGCGGATaaatttaaccctaaatctcccggggtatttttattcttgtcattccgggggggggggtgggggaccTCGCCCACAGATCGCCCGAGCgatgcaaaaatttgcacgctgatagtgtgcgatgtaatctacaaggctgtatggtaaaattttccaaaataatgagatttttcttttatatgaattaattatgctaatatatgcatatatcatactttttgctctaattcactaaataaagctcctagaatgctaatttttggtaaaaatattctttgtagcattcttaacaatcgcaatttaaaaaaaatttggtgtggaaatcaatttcttatgtattttattgttttatgaatttcttatgcatttctctgtttttttactttttgttttttattgttttttcaatggaaatggttctagacttaattctgatcataaacaagggaaaattaattaagtttaatcagtaaaagtagaaataatgatacatttatgaattttggctaaatacacaatttgcattggatttgtacatgaaatcaagtttatgagcaattttgggtctgacatgcacttacataatgttgcataatgtcgtaaccgcgtacccgggcgtcacaaatttggtctcaaaatttgcgcgagacttgaaagtaagaAGTCAGtcagcggcgaggtcaaaaaatttcgcgcagcagatatatcacgaaaattgtcgaggaggggccattatggccccccccccctaggagaattagggttaagccctgttcatttcttaaaggtaaattcAGTTACCTCGGAAGCCAATCCTCCAGTGCCACCCTGGTGTCTTCAGGAGCTTTCGTCTCTTTTTTGACCCACTTGAGCCTGTTACTGATGCGATGGACGTGGGTGTCCACCCCGATCCCTGTGACTTGGTTCCATCCCACATCCATGATGATATGGGCCATCTTAGGACCAACCCCTGGAAGTTGGACCAGTTCCTTCAGAGTTGGAGGAATGTCCCCTTGGTACTGGTCCTTCAAGATCTGTGTGGTTCTCTTGATGTAATCTGCTTTCCTctggaataaaacaaaaatatcatgctttcaatgaaaattatcaATGGAAAAAAACCATCTTAATGCAAGCTACTCTGACAGAAAgatgaaaaattaaagaatcaGATGTGTGAAAGTatgaaatttaataaattatacatgtatcacagtattatgaaagaatatcatattatgtatttgcacattatcatacatgtaaactCAGACTCGCAAATAATCTGAGGCTTCTGGGGCCCAATTCATAAAAcgtgttattaaaaaaaaaatatacagttaaaagctactaaaatccttatatctgattggctgatgctAAATAGAAACTGTGCATTTGTACTacaacaagtctttatgaaacaggctccAGGTATATTTCAAGTACAGATGCTTTCGATGGaaattttgaaaggaattattCTGAAAGGAGGATGAAAAGTATAAGTGACATTTAAAACATGTAATTCAGAGTCAGAAGACACTATTTGCCCATTATTGGAGTAAAATAGAATGCAAAAATGAATTTGATCTGGAGAGAAAAAAGTTAAGAAAACAATCCCCCTACACATAAGTTAAATTGAATCAAACCAAAagttaataaaatatcaaacagCTCTCAATGAAACAGATTCAGATATAAGACAAGCTGCTCTTATGTGTCCTCTGCAAACTTGCAAATATATTTAGTTCACTTttccaacatacatgtaactcaATAATGCAGAACACTGGCAAACATGTAGAATAACTTGCTTACACTGGCAACTGAAACATACAAACCCTTGGTTTTCGCAATTCGCAtggtgcataatgcagagtctgaagtagagAGACTATGTAcgtactgtggctggctctacTTATTTGACACAGACAGGGCCTTTGGCATActagtctttactctagacctgttattggtttaagtgtcaaatatgagagTGCGCTTGCAGAATAACTAAAACATGCCTCATTTCAACACATCTTAAAGAAAAGCTTTGGTGATTACAGTAAAGTAAAAGGATGCCctgatattaaaggagaatgaaaccctttaaaccagctgaatccatatcaaagagaaaaatcaaagaaacatattgttgaaagtttgaggaagattgaatgaataataagaaagttatgagcattttaatgtcaagatcactaatgccatgtagatcctcccattggcaatgcaaccaagatctgtgatgtcacacacgtacaactccctcattactttagtacttatttcacttatattctcacttttatagtctatcacaaggtgaggtgttctctttatgagaggacaagtacaggtttcacaacattatatcattgatgaattgtttgtcatatgattagaatgagcaaaaagagatgttttggggtatattttcagtgtccaaaaggggagagttgttcatctgtgacatcatagatcttggtcgcattgccaattggaggatctccatagcattagtgatctcgatattcaaatgctcataactcttctattgctagtcctattttactcaaacttttgttgatcttattctttgatttttctgctttcacaaaagctaacttgctccaagagtttcattctcctttaacaactTAGTAATATGGTGACTGAGATGACGGTGGGGTAGCATGGACAGTAATGCTAACTACATTTACCTTCCAAAAACCAACAGGATAAATGAGTTGCCCAATCTTGGCTTCAGGGGTCTTGAGGATGTTATTGACGGTCAGACCATGATTCTTCAGCTTGGTCATTGCAGCAGAGGTAACTTGATCCTTCGTCTGACTGGAAAGCATAAGCGACAGGAGAACATGGTAGCGGTACACCTACCAAAGAAGAAACAAACCATGTAATAGTAGTATAAATTTTGTCCTATgagatataggcctaatttTGATTGGCACGTACATGGCAAAGTGGATACTGTActttatcaaaattaatatacatttatacaCAAGGCTCTTACATAAACCATGGCCCAACCAGGGGCCGAAGCATTGACCCTGTTTTGTGTATGTCATATACAATCAAGTCAAAGTTTGCGGAAGCATTAATGTTTAAATAAACCAAGTTAGAtaaaatcaagtaaaaaaataccACTTTATTATAGGCACTAAAGTTGAACAAATCTATCTTTAGAATGATAGTATGTTACCATGTAGCTAAGCAAAAATTGACATATGCCCCATCATTGCTTAAacaataaaggggaaaatacaaatttatagTCTTGGGGTTGGaaacgtaaaaaaaacaaaaagaaaataatgttataaaaaatacacaagGCATAGACCTAGACCTATATAGTAGATCTATAAACTATACCTCGGGAGCTGCAGAAGAGTCACAAATCTTCTCTGCTCCCATGCTGTCAACTGGTGCATCTCTGTTCTTCCTCATCTCACGAATGTTTTCCAGCTGTTCTTTCCACATCACTGGTTCCCAAACAACCTTCATCACCTCATCCTGGGGTTGGGCATCCTCAGGCAAGGCATCCaatgtctttctctcccttacACCTGCCTTTGACGAGTTCCCACCTTCTTCCTCATCAACCATACTCTTCTTTTTGGACTTTTTGTTCTGATGACTCAACTTCTGTTTCCTACTATTCGTCATCTTGGAACTGTTTTCTAAAGTTTCAGATGGTTCAGTGACTTTTAGGCTTTCTAGAATCTTTTCCGAAGTCTGAACTTTTGCCTTCTTGACTGCAGGGACACCTGTTGTTGAGGATTCATACGCAATCTTCACATGTCTCTGTTTAGCATTTGGTCTAGTTCTTTGAGTTTCTTCCCTATTTCCTGTTTCATCATGATGAAATGGTCCATTGACATTGTGTGAAGACTCCTGGCGTCTTGTATTTGTACTGCCTTTGTCTATGGCTTTGGCTTTACCCAAACTCAAAGAGCCTAATTTTCTTGCTTGGGATCTAGTTGCTCTTCCCTGAAAGTAAGGGGACAGGACCAAATCAGCACTAGATGGCGACGTCATCACAGCTCTTCTCATTGACATTGCTCCACAAATGAAATGTGCCACACGCATTAATGTTATTGTTAGCTAGAGCTCAGTCAGTGAAGCTCAGCCTCAGACTCAGTCTTTCAGACTCAGTCTCTCAGACTCAGTCAGAGTAAACTAAGGCTAAGCAACAGGTGAAACTTAGAATTAGATCTAGTTTAGTAATGGGTTTACCCGATCACATGGTTTTCATATTTAGAACTATAACGTTCACTAACACGGCAGCATCCAGTCTTGTGTACGTGTAGCAGATCCAAGTCTGAGCTCTCCTTTGTGCGCTCATGGGTCCTGCATGCtccataaaaatatatcaagtaCCAGTAGTCCTCTCGCGCTCGATCCGATTCCCGCCGCTCCATCAGCTGGCGGGACGGCTCCGGCTCCGATTCGATTGCGCGACCGCAGCTGAGTTGTTTTTAAATCTTCCCTACACACGTGCGCATTGTTTACATGTACAACTACAAATATGTCGCGGGAAAGTTCGCCAGACGAAGGAAAATCGgcaacaataatattattttacgagtgataatttttaaatgtttaataATTTACGTTATAATACTATTGataatcaagaaaaaataaaatacagataATTATTTagtatttttgttattaatatGTGATATTTCattcagtaaataaataaaaatatgtcaCGATCGTTACTTTTAAGATTTCGTTAGCATCTCTGCAAAGGCAAGCGCAACATAACAAATTTGTTCTACCAACCGGTGTGTACGACAAGATGAGAGTAACGATCATTCATCATTTATTGAGCTAAATCAGTCGTAAAAACTAACTTTTGATCTATTCTGAGGAAACTAAACACGATTTTGACGTCAAGCGGAGCAAGAGAATATATCTGAGCTGAACAATGGCCCGAAACGCTTGTAATCGAGCCACAGGCCTCCTGTTTTTTTCTGGAAACAGCCATCCGGAGTTGTCCAATTCTGTTGCACGGTAACTAACTTCACGTTAATGTGGGACCGGAGCCGGGGGAGTTGAACTGTCTTAAGCCCAAGGCCAACGTTAGGCGTGATCAAGGGGCAccctaacccagagagctccagcccgcgtagcgggctggagcccagacgctcagtgtgcaaacgggcattaaggtgagagtaccgtgaagtttggtcaaaataattttgataatacataattaaaacagaaattaagcacttaccacgattgtatggatgatagtctaacgagtggcagtttcctgacatcgaggcacagactggaacctcaaaaaacgatcagttctgtcgcggtagctctcctctttcagaattcaacacaaaatggccgatcgagaccgaggctagtatagcactagcgcatatagactttgtcaaattcgcgcatgcgccctacaccctctcgaacggccattttgctatgaattttgaaagaaggagagccaccgcgacagaactgatcgttttttgaggttccagtctgtgcctcgatgtcaggaaactgccactcgttagactatcatccatacaatcgtggtaagtgcttaatttctgttttaattatgtattatcaaaattattttgaccaaacttcacggtactctcaccttaatgcccgtttgcacactgagcgtctgggctccagcccgctacgcgggctggagctctctgggttaggggcacccaagggttcattacatgccgccgcgcacagaaaaatcaagccataggcatagaagtcgtgtgttgactgttgtggacaccagaagtgggatccTCAGCACACGCGATCCActactagttagaaatccactgccaaacgggggggggggggggggggggggggacatttctACGCACCCTAAGTCTTAGCGGGCTAAGTTGGACTAGAATTGATTAAATCTAAACAGTAAACTTGAATGAGATTGATATTCCACAATTTTTTGGTTGATATTGTCCTtggcttccttttttttaagagtaAGTGTGCCTAAACTTAAGTTTAATTAAGTAACGGCTAATCATCCTAATGCTAGttaaaaaactaaaataaaggGCTAAACAAATCTCATCATGCTCATAAAAAAATGTCCACAGGAGTCTACAACTAACGGTTTTAAAACTTTTAGTAAACTACAAGTACAACTGTAGTTTGTACAAGGTACCACACCCGCAAAAGTTTCAAAACTTCaatggatttttttattattcagacACTAACATTAGATGTAGAatttagatctacatgtaagtcATTGTTAATGACATCACTTTTTTCTATAATACTTACCGAACGATGTGAAGCCATACTTTCCCTCTTCTTTGTCTTtctataaaaatgatgatatcgATCTAGTCTAGATCTAAATTACTCTTGATGCTGAAGAAGGCTGAATCACACATCCAGATTTTTCACGTATGATAGAGTGCTGCGAGAGGGCGCgcaatattaattattttttatagctTGCTTGTTTACATTGGAATGGAAGCTTGTATTGTTGGTTGCGTTCTAGGCACTCAGCATTTTTTCCTCAtgtttttttgaattttttcgCTGTCAAAAGTTTTTACATGAGATGCCAcccgttgattttttttgtacaatgtcttattatgcgccgacgacttttcgattgttgtttgcgtaagtTCCACCGCAGTATGAAAGGATCTTTGGAGGTTCTTAGCCGAGATTTGGAGGTAGATCtaagagtttaaaaaaaaatcatttttaaaaacaattttaatgtatttttattattaagttATCGAATATCTTAAAAGTAATACAGTTAGTAAGTATAGAAAGTTTTTTGGTGTTTTATTCCcccacattcgtgtgatgaaagGAAACGTCAAAATCCATTGTCAAACGACATGCATTGTGCAAGGTTAGTACATGTATagcatactaacctcgcatgagTGTGAGTGGATCTAATGTTAGATCTAGATCACTCACActagtgcgaggttagtatactaacctcgcagaCAGAACTGTGTtcggcagtggatttctaagtAGTGGGTCGCGTGTGCTGCAATGCCACTTCTGGCGtccacaacacacaacttctatggcttgatttttctgtgcggggcagcatgtaatgaaccctggCCTTGAGTGGATCTAGATCTAAATTTCTATATCTTCTTGCCAAAAAAAGCTGCCAGCACCAgtcattttcaaattgaaaaaaaaatagatgcaCCCAAAATTGAACTTCAGATTAAACTTGAATTTCTTTGACATTCCTCAAAATCGTGTGTGATATTGTTCCTAATATTCTTGAAGAGTAGTCTAAGTGTGCCTAAAAAATTTCGTTAAAATTTGAGCAAAATATAatctagactagatctagactcCTGATTTTCTGTGCGGTGCCAGACATTTTCaggttgaaaaacaaatgaCAACAAAGTCAGAATTGAACTTTAGATTAAACTTGAATTTCTTTGAGATTCCACAAACTTTTTAGAGTAAGTGTGCCAAAAATCTCATACAAATTTGATCAATCTATAGAActtgggcctgtttcataaaggacttacaactgtagtaactaccatggtaacagggctcagcagccaatcaaaatcaaggttaccatacGTGtagtagttgccataatggcaaagttacaacagttgcaagttctTTATGAATTGGGCCATAGATCATGCTAATTTCCTGCCCCAAAATAGCTGCCAATGCCAGtgagtcattttcagatttaaaaaaaaatgcctaaaCAGTTATGCCCCTTGCCCTTAGGCATATGGCAATGGCTATTCCccggggggcactcaaattatattttgatggggatgtgcctcacgaaaccctgaaatgggggtctaaggaactgactacAAGGGTTCTTGGGAACTATATATGAAAAACAGGGTGTACAGAACGGGATCGCGATACTGTAGGTACGATGCATGCTAGCCCTGTGCATGTGTATGTGGGCGCTTGCAGTGCATAGAGTTGCTAGCGGCTACCGTACTTACGAGGGAGTTGTGAAGCTGTGTGTGCAGCTCTCGCATGCAGTGCTCGCGCTGGACAATTTTGACAGGGCTGGGGAACTGAGATGTTTCGTAACGGGGGTCTTGTGAGCAGGGCGGGGCGGCTTCTGAACGAAACTTTTGTCATTtggagtatctagagaactgaaaattaggcctgaaaagggggtcatcaaagcggctCCCCATACCACCAATATACACTGTTTTAACATGTTGAAGTGTTATGATATTCCAATAATTATTACACTTCCTTCGGAACCTTTATTAATTCCCCAATATTTCTTAGATTATTGTCACCATTTATCTGTAAAACTGATGTTGTTATTTCTTTATCAGGCGTCTAGGAGTAGAATTGGGCCAGGTGGATGTTTATACCCAAGACAACAAAGGTAATCCCTACATTTATtaagtattttattatgtacaatgtatattaATGCTTAAACCTTGTTCTTTCATGTGAACAtttcagagctgccaagtacatgtagtaggaaTTTATCCTATTTAGTAAGAATTTTAAGTGGAAGGTAACCACTAAATAGGATTTCCCCCTAGAAATAGGATTTTTGAAACTCTTAAGAATGATGATTTTCtgtatgtttttctttatcacaatttaaaagaaaatacgaTTCAAGACTTGATatatgataaaaagaaataaagaataggatttcttgacaatttatgttggcagctctgactTTTTGAATGTTTACATTACAACGTTACAACTCAGAAAGTAAGCTGTATTTTAGAATTATGGCACTAGTTGCAACCtcatattttctaaaaataGTCTCTTAATTTCTCTTATAGAAATCCTTTAATGGGTAAAAGAAGGTTGTTACTACTGCAGTAACTCTGAAGACCTTTATATgagatgtctttttttttttagagagagagacTGAGATTTTAAGAGCCCACCAACAATACatgtaaaaataatatcaactgttattaatattttttatcgttattcattctttaattcATATTCCTgtagtttttctttttaatttttaatataaatgtttGCTTATAGGTATCAATGTcaatacagtccgacctctcttatccggacaaGTTGGGACCggcaccaatccggataagggatttatccggatctgggagacccgATATTAAATGCACGCAGCTGCTTTCCCAATTGTAGTACATGTAGCTGCACGTACATGCACTCTATTGTAGTGGGCATACACAGACAatattcactgcagtgtcagtgcaacTTATAGGCAGTTTCTTtatggaaatgaaattgattggtTGCCAAAACTCTGGGATAATTGACCTGCTGAAATGTTTAAGGTATACATCGAGCATAcctcgaaagaaagagaatgactcaATGAAACTAAGTTAGAAAATTGAATCATCGTGGCAGGCATCACCGCTTCGCAAAGTCAGCCATCgttatactgactgtaggctcaaacgTGATAAATGGCGCTGTCCGTACCTACACTGTAGGCCTAGCGCTAGCTAGCGAGACGTGTGTTGTTTTTTCcccgaaaaaaaagaagaaaattgtgGTAAATGGTTGCACTCCAccctgatttactggaaaattattagaagttctttcggtgatttgggtaagatataaaaaataatgtggttGTAGGTAGACTATACATGCATTGGAAAATGTAcgtaatcaaagtgagtttgctaTGGAATTTTGAGTACCGGTATagattgaaattttatttcccCCCTGCATTTCCCCACGTactagattgaaaaa
It contains:
- the LOC129268956 gene encoding endonuclease III-like protein 1, which translates into the protein MRVAHFICGAMSMRRAVMTSPSSADLVLSPYFQGRATRSQARKLGSLSLGKAKAIDKGSTNTRRQESSHNVNGPFHHDETGNREETQRTRPNAKQRHVKIAYESSTTGVPAVKKAKVQTSEKILESLKVTEPSETLENSSKMTNSRKQKLSHQNKKSKKKSMVDEEEGGNSSKAGVRERKTLDALPEDAQPQDEVMKVVWEPVMWKEQLENIREMRKNRDAPVDSMGAEKICDSSAAPEVYRYHVLLSLMLSSQTKDQVTSAAMTKLKNHGLTVNNILKTPEAKIGQLIYPVGFWKRKADYIKRTTQILKDQYQGDIPPTLKELVQLPGVGPKMAHIIMDVGWNQVTGIGVDTHVHRISNRLKWVKKETKAPEDTRVALEDWLPRDMWSEVNVLLVGFGQQTCLPVGPKCFECLNKDICPFGKQEIRRKSPVKKSPVKK